The proteins below come from a single Roseiflexus sp. RS-1 genomic window:
- a CDS encoding Fur family transcriptional regulator: MSWAEDVLKDLSAHGHRVTAPRRAILERIMQYNQPFSAEQLFRDLGGESGPIGRATIYRTVDLLVEDGWLSRVHWSASKETHVANEHAYVPVEQGHQHHMICRKCGTVIAFEGCDIETLLGGLARRLNFKVEGHWLEVYGLCQVCQRSE; encoded by the coding sequence ATGTCGTGGGCTGAAGATGTGCTCAAAGACCTGAGCGCACACGGACATCGAGTGACCGCCCCACGTCGTGCCATCCTGGAACGGATCATGCAGTACAATCAACCGTTCAGCGCCGAGCAGTTGTTCCGCGATCTTGGCGGCGAGTCTGGTCCGATCGGGCGCGCGACCATTTACCGCACGGTCGATCTGCTGGTTGAGGATGGATGGCTTTCGCGCGTCCACTGGAGCGCTTCGAAAGAGACACATGTGGCAAATGAGCATGCCTATGTTCCGGTAGAACAGGGTCATCAGCATCACATGATTTGTCGCAAATGCGGGACGGTTATCGCCTTTGAAGGATGTGATATTGAGACGCTTCTGGGTGGGCTGGCGCGTCGGTTGAACTTCAAGGTCGAAGGTCACTGGCTTGAGGTCTATGGTTTGTGCCAGGTGTGCCAGCGATCCGAATAA
- a CDS encoding NUDIX hydrolase, with the protein MFYRTADVEGAVQAVDIAYNNEPWAGWIYLVRQALNTTVSLPDDQLLLVRDLAGRSFRPREPAPGVIPRIGAVLIALYPDGADLRLLLTVRSNHVASHRGEVSLPGGATDPDDAGPVTTALRECAEELGIAPDTVTVLGTLTPVYIPPSNFRITPVVGVLNAPPRLTINHDEVERVITVTLRELLDPATVMVEHWKLHGHDVLVPFFAIAGYKVWGATALILSELVARMRHARIAYNAEAS; encoded by the coding sequence ATGTTCTATCGTACAGCAGACGTGGAAGGAGCGGTACAGGCGGTGGATATCGCATACAATAATGAGCCCTGGGCGGGTTGGATCTATCTTGTCCGTCAGGCGCTCAACACCACCGTCTCCCTGCCAGACGATCAGTTGCTGCTGGTGCGCGATCTTGCCGGGCGCTCATTCCGCCCACGTGAGCCAGCGCCGGGCGTCATTCCACGGATTGGCGCCGTATTGATCGCCCTCTACCCCGATGGCGCCGATCTGCGTCTGTTGTTGACCGTGCGGAGCAACCATGTCGCCAGCCACCGGGGTGAAGTGTCTCTGCCGGGAGGCGCCACTGACCCGGACGATGCTGGACCGGTTACGACAGCATTGCGCGAATGCGCAGAAGAACTTGGCATCGCGCCTGATACGGTGACAGTGCTTGGAACCCTGACGCCAGTCTACATTCCGCCGAGCAATTTTCGTATTACACCGGTCGTGGGGGTGCTCAATGCACCGCCACGCCTGACGATCAACCACGATGAAGTCGAGCGGGTCATCACCGTTACCCTGCGCGAACTCCTCGACCCGGCGACAGTTATGGTGGAACACTGGAAGTTGCACGGTCACGATGTGCTCGTGCCATTTTTTGCCATCGCCGGTTACAAAGTATGGGGCGCAACCGCGCTCATTCTCAGCGAACTTGTAGCCCGGATGCGACACGCCAGAATCGCGTATAATGCAGAAGCATCCTGA